A window from Acinonyx jubatus isolate Ajub_Pintada_27869175 chromosome E1, VMU_Ajub_asm_v1.0, whole genome shotgun sequence encodes these proteins:
- the RILP gene encoding rab-interacting lysosomal protein, producing the protein MEPRGTIPGVPGCGPRVAAGSGTAAELVYHLAGALGTELKELARRFGPEAAARLVPLVVRALELLEKAAVGPDPDSLQVSAQQAELELRRLREENENLRRQLHSGPHEERALLRQLKEVTDRQRDELRAHNRDLLQRSQETEALQEQLQRLLLVNSELRHKLAAVQTQLRAARDREGERELQRQGAVELAQEPAQDQARGAGYEQRQEPERATAEAGAPGTPEDPPGRPCKVGQCSFSREELEQILQERNELKANVFLLKEELAYFQRELLTDHRVPGLLVEAMKVAVKKQRKKIKAKMLGIPEEAESSDDEDSSWLLLSSDKGAHPPPTESRIQSFFGLSYRGETEAPEAQTSSMAPSKLGGEEEAAPQSSTPDQPCSALDEHLCLSCPRDLTLESGYG; encoded by the exons ATGGAGCCCAGGGGGACgatacctggggtgcctggctgcggGCCTCGAGTGGCCGCCGGGTCAGGGACGGCCGCGGAGCTCGTGTACCATCTAGCAGGGGCCCTGGGCACGGAGCTGAAGGAGCTGGCGCGCCGCTTCGGGCCGGAGGCGGCGGCCAGGCTAGTGCCGCTCGTGGTTCGGGCGCTGGAGCTCCTGGAAAAGGCTGCCGTGGGGCCCGACCCGGACTCA CTGCAGGTGTCAGCGCAGCAGGCCGAACTAGAGCTGCGGCGGCTGCGCGAGGAGAACGAGAACCTCCGCAGACAGCTGCACTCTGGGCCACACG AGGAGCGCGCTCTTCTGCGGCAGCTCAAGGAGGTGACCGACCGCCAGCGAGACGAGCTCCGGGCGCACAACCGCGACCTGCTGCAGCGCAGCCAGGAGACGGAGGCG CTGCAGGAGCAGCTGCAGCGCCTCCTGCTGGTGAATTCAGAGCTGCGGCACAAACTGGCCGCGGTGCAAACCCAGCTGCGTGCCGCGAGGGACCGCGAGGGCGAGCGGGAGCTACAGCGCCAGGGGGCAGTGGAGCTGGCTCAGGAGCCGGCGCAGGACCAGGCCAGGGGGGCTGGGTACGAGCAGAGGCAGGAGCCCGAGCGGGCAACCGCTGAGGCGGGAGCCCCAGGGACCCCTGAGGACCCG CCAGGGCGCCCCTGCAAGGTAGGACAGTGCAGCTTCAGTCGAGAGGAACTTGAGCAGATCCTTCAGGAGAGGAATGAACTCAAAGCCAACGTGTTCCTGCTGAAGGAGGAGTTGGCCTACTTCCAGAG gGAGCTGCTCACGGACCACCGGGTCCCTGGGCTTCTGGTTGAAGCCATGAAGGTGGCTGTCAAGAAGCAGCGGAAGAAGATCAAGGCCAAGATGTTAGGGATTccagaggaagcagagagcaG TGACGATGAAGACAGCTCATGGCTCCTACTCTCCAGTGATAAGGGAGCCCACCCTCCACCCACTGAGTCCCGAATACAGAGTTT CTTTGGCCTGTCCTATCGGGGTGAAACAGAGGCCCCTGAAGCCCAGACCAGCAGCATGGCCCCCAGTAAGCTAGGGGGAGAAGAGGA GGCAGCCCCACAGTCCTCAACTCCTGACCAGCCGTGCTCTGCACTCGATGAACATCTTTGTCTCAGCTGCCCCAGAGACCTGACTTTGGAATCTGGCTATGGGTAG
- the SCARF1 gene encoding scavenger receptor class F member 1 isoform X1: MAARLSALVSSGKALEGSREGVGSRGGQTNPSPPAGLAAMGLRLLVSLLLLWTQGTQGSNLDPKGRHVCTASSPSAELQCCPGWRQKDQECTIPICEGLDACREDEVCVKPGLCRCKPGFFGAQCNSRCPSQYWGPDCRETCACHPHGQCEPATGVCHCQAERWGSRCEFQCDCGPHGRCDAATGACRCEPGWWSPTCRRPCQCNPAVARCDQTNGSCRCEPGWWGRRCSFRCACHGSPCAQETGRCVCRPGRWGPECRYECECVRGRCNAVSGLCACPPGFRGARCELPCPAGSYGPHCRDSCGHCKQNEPCSADTGSCESCELGWNGTQCHQPCPPGTFGESCRKQCPHCRLGEACQADTGHCQRCDPGWLGPRCEDPCPLGTFGEGCTSTCPTCVQGACDAVTGECVCDVGYWGPSCNTSCPSGFHGNNCSIPCECPGGSCHPVSGACQLGPHGQDAALIAGILVPLLLLLLGIAFCACCCWAARLDPKDRPARDEAAVSRVKMQVWGALTSLGSALPCGSLSSHKLPWVTVSHHDPEIPFNHSFIEPPSAGWASDDSFSSDPESGEEDEGPAYCVPPQEGMATVAHGEFPEASLAGGPIPPPEDASTPFPIPRTSSLARAKRPSVSFAEGTKFAPQSRQSSGELSSPLRKPKRLSRGAPLSPESQEAEESMGPEKAETDETLPGAASPRDPAIGRRRLPLGGRTVAERVEAIEGSVSEGSGSVTTIYMLAGTPQVSEGPVRSVLRRFGSFQKGQAEPKVKSAIPKPPRRALSRNKDSPGLASGTASQSPNLAPNHELTRALESAGTGPEEVARGLGDGTKNSGRAQELAPEGGPQEQDPQKLSDEEGQEEPQYENVAPISGPPAP, encoded by the exons ATGGCAGCCCGCCTCTCAGCACTGGTTTCCTCAGGAAAGGCCttggaaggaagcagggagggggttGGGAGCCGTGGGGGCCAGACTAACCCAAGCCCTCCCGCTGGACTGGCCGCCATGGGGCTGAGGCTGCTGGTCTCACTGTTGCTGCTCTGGACACAGGGGACCCAGGGGTCCAACCTGGACCCCAAAGGGCGGCATGTCTGCACAGCCAGCAG cCCCTCTGCTGAGCTCCAGTGCTGCCCAGGCTGGAGGCAGAAAGACCAAGAATGCACTATCC CCATCTGTGAGGGGCTGGATGCTTGCCGGGAAGATGAAGTGTGCGTGAAACCAGGCCTCTGTCGATGCAAACCTGGATTCTTTGGGGCCCAGTGCAACTCCC GCTGCCCGAGTCAGTACTGGGGCCCAGATTGCCGTGAGACCTGCGCCTGCCACCCACACGGCCAGTGCGAGCCGGCCACGGGCGTGTGCCACTGCCAGGCGGAACGCTGGGGCAGCCGTTGCGAGTTCCAGTGCGACTGCGGCCCCCACGGGCGTTGCGACGCCGCGACGGGCGCGTGCCGCTGCGAGCCCGGCTGGTGGTCACCCACTTGCCGCCGTCCGTGCCAGTGCAACCCGGCGGTGGCGCGCTGCGATCAAACCAACGGCTCCTGCCGCTGCGAGCCGGGCTGGTGGGGCCGCCGCTGCAGCTTCCGCTGCGCCTGCCACGGCTCGCCGTGCGCGCAGGAGACCGGCCGCTGCGTCTGCCGGCCGGGCCGGTGGGGTCCCGAGTGCCGGTATGAGTGCGAGTGCGTGCGCGGCCGCTGCAACGCCGTCTCCGGACTGTGCGCCTGCCCGCCCGGCTTCCGCGGCGCGCGCTGCGAGCTGCCCTGCCCCGCCGGCAGCTACGGGCCGCACTGCCGCGACAG CTGCGGCCACTGCAAGCAGAACGAGCCATGCTCTGCAGATACAGGCAGCTGTGAGTCCTGCGAGCTGGGCTGGAATGGAACCCAGTgccaccagccctgcccacccgGCACCTTTGGCGAGAGCTGCCGGAAGCAGTGCCCCCACTGCCGGCTTGGGGAGGCCTGTCAGGCAGACACTGGGCACTGTCAGCGCTGTGACCCTGGGTGGCTGGGGCCCAG ATGTGAAGACCCCTGCCCGCTCGGCACCTTTGGGGAAGGCTGCACCTCTACCTGCCCCACCTGTGTTCAGGGGGCCTGTGATGCTGTGACTGGGGAATGTGTCTGTGACGTTGGCTACTGGGGACCCAG CTGCAACACTTCATGCCCATCTGGCTTCCATGGCAACAACTGCTCTATTCCCTGTGAATGCCCAGGGGGATCCTGCCACCCTGTCTCTGGGGCCTGCCAGCTGG GGCCTCATGGTCAGGATGCCGCCCTCATCGCAGGCATCCTTgtgcctctgctgctgctgctcctgggcATCGCCTTCTGTGCCTGCTGCTGCTGGGCCGCCCGGTTGGACCCCAAGGACAG GCCAGCAAGAGATGAAGCCGCCGTGTCCAGGGTGAAGATGCAGGTCTGGGGGGCGCTGACCAGCCTGGGCTCGGCGCTACCCTGTGGTTCCCTCAGCAGCCACAAGCTTCCCTGGGTGACAG TCTCACACCACGACCCGGAGATCCCCTTCAATCACAGCTTCATTGAGCCGCCCTCCGCCGGCTGGGCCTCGGACGACTCCTTCTCTTCTGATCCTGAGTCTGGCGAGGAGGACGAGGGCCCTGCCTACTGCGTGCCACCCCAAGAAG GGATGGCCACTGTGGCGCACGGAGAGTTTCCAGAGGCCAGCCTGGCTGGAGGTCCCATCCCTCCCCCTGAGGACGCCTCCACACCATTCCCTATCCCACGCACTTCCAGCCTAGCACGGGCCAAGCGGCCATCAGTCTCCTTTGCTGAAGGCACCAAGTTTGCACCACAGAGTCGCCAAAGCTCAGGGGAGCTCTCCAGTCCTCTCCGAAAGCCCAAGAGGCTCTCCCGTGGGGCCCCGCTGAGTCCGGAAAGCCAGGAGGCTGAGGAGTCCATGGGCCCGGAGAAAGCAGAAACGGATGAGACCCTTCCTGGTGCTGCCAGCCCCAGGGATCCAGCCATTGGCCGCCGCCGGCTCCCACTTGGTGGCCGGACAGTGGCTGAGCGTGTGGAAGCCATTGAAGGCAGTGTCTCAGAGGGCTCAGGCTCCGTGACCACGATCTACATGCTGGCAGGGACACCCCAGGTATCTGAGGGCCCCGTCCGGTCTGTTCTCCGTCGTTTTGGTAGCTTCCAGAAAGGCCAGGCAGAGCCCAAGGTCAAGAGTGCCATCCCCAAGCCGCCACGCCGGGCCCTGAGTCGAAATAAGGACAGCCCCGGGCTGGCCTCCGGCACTGCCAGTCAGAGCCCCAACTTAGCCCCGAACCATGAGCTCACTAGGGCCTTAGAGTCTGCAGGAACTGGACCAGAGGAAGTGGCCAGGGGACTAGGCGATGGCACCAAGAACTCGGGGAGGGCCCAGGAGCTGGCCCCTGAGGGTGGCCCCCAGGAACAGGATCCCCAGAAGCTGTCTgatgaggaggggcaggaggaaccCCAGTATGAGAATGTTGCACCCATCTCTGGGCCACCAGCACCTTGA
- the SCARF1 gene encoding scavenger receptor class F member 1 isoform X2, producing MAARLSALVSSGKALEGSREGVGSRGGQTNPSPPAGLAAMGLRLLVSLLLLWTQGTQGSNLDPKGRHVCTASSPSAELQCCPGWRQKDQECTIPICEGLDACREDEVCVKPGLCRCKPGFFGAQCNSRCPSQYWGPDCRETCACHPHGQCEPATGVCHCQAERWGSRCEFQCDCGPHGRCDAATGACRCEPGWWSPTCRRPCQCNPAVARCDQTNGSCRCEPGWWGRRCSFRCACHGSPCAQETGRCVCRPGRWGPECRYECECVRGRCNAVSGLCACPPGFRGARCELPCPAGSYGPHCRDSCGHCKQNEPCSADTGSCESCELGWNGTQCHQPCPPGTFGESCRKQCPHCRLGEACQADTGHCQRCDPGWLGPRCEDPCPLGTFGEGCTSTCPTCVQGACDAVTGECVCDVGYWGPSCNTSCPSGFHGNNCSIPCECPGGSCHPVSGACQLGPHGQDAALIAGILVPLLLLLLGIAFCACCCWAARLDPKDRPARDEAAVSRVKMQVWGALTSLGSALPCGSLSSHKLPWVTASLSRPPPAGPRTTPSLLILSLARRTRALPTACHPKKGWPLWRTESFQRPAWLEVPSLPLRTPPHHSLSHALPA from the exons ATGGCAGCCCGCCTCTCAGCACTGGTTTCCTCAGGAAAGGCCttggaaggaagcagggagggggttGGGAGCCGTGGGGGCCAGACTAACCCAAGCCCTCCCGCTGGACTGGCCGCCATGGGGCTGAGGCTGCTGGTCTCACTGTTGCTGCTCTGGACACAGGGGACCCAGGGGTCCAACCTGGACCCCAAAGGGCGGCATGTCTGCACAGCCAGCAG cCCCTCTGCTGAGCTCCAGTGCTGCCCAGGCTGGAGGCAGAAAGACCAAGAATGCACTATCC CCATCTGTGAGGGGCTGGATGCTTGCCGGGAAGATGAAGTGTGCGTGAAACCAGGCCTCTGTCGATGCAAACCTGGATTCTTTGGGGCCCAGTGCAACTCCC GCTGCCCGAGTCAGTACTGGGGCCCAGATTGCCGTGAGACCTGCGCCTGCCACCCACACGGCCAGTGCGAGCCGGCCACGGGCGTGTGCCACTGCCAGGCGGAACGCTGGGGCAGCCGTTGCGAGTTCCAGTGCGACTGCGGCCCCCACGGGCGTTGCGACGCCGCGACGGGCGCGTGCCGCTGCGAGCCCGGCTGGTGGTCACCCACTTGCCGCCGTCCGTGCCAGTGCAACCCGGCGGTGGCGCGCTGCGATCAAACCAACGGCTCCTGCCGCTGCGAGCCGGGCTGGTGGGGCCGCCGCTGCAGCTTCCGCTGCGCCTGCCACGGCTCGCCGTGCGCGCAGGAGACCGGCCGCTGCGTCTGCCGGCCGGGCCGGTGGGGTCCCGAGTGCCGGTATGAGTGCGAGTGCGTGCGCGGCCGCTGCAACGCCGTCTCCGGACTGTGCGCCTGCCCGCCCGGCTTCCGCGGCGCGCGCTGCGAGCTGCCCTGCCCCGCCGGCAGCTACGGGCCGCACTGCCGCGACAG CTGCGGCCACTGCAAGCAGAACGAGCCATGCTCTGCAGATACAGGCAGCTGTGAGTCCTGCGAGCTGGGCTGGAATGGAACCCAGTgccaccagccctgcccacccgGCACCTTTGGCGAGAGCTGCCGGAAGCAGTGCCCCCACTGCCGGCTTGGGGAGGCCTGTCAGGCAGACACTGGGCACTGTCAGCGCTGTGACCCTGGGTGGCTGGGGCCCAG ATGTGAAGACCCCTGCCCGCTCGGCACCTTTGGGGAAGGCTGCACCTCTACCTGCCCCACCTGTGTTCAGGGGGCCTGTGATGCTGTGACTGGGGAATGTGTCTGTGACGTTGGCTACTGGGGACCCAG CTGCAACACTTCATGCCCATCTGGCTTCCATGGCAACAACTGCTCTATTCCCTGTGAATGCCCAGGGGGATCCTGCCACCCTGTCTCTGGGGCCTGCCAGCTGG GGCCTCATGGTCAGGATGCCGCCCTCATCGCAGGCATCCTTgtgcctctgctgctgctgctcctgggcATCGCCTTCTGTGCCTGCTGCTGCTGGGCCGCCCGGTTGGACCCCAAGGACAG GCCAGCAAGAGATGAAGCCGCCGTGTCCAGGGTGAAGATGCAGGTCTGGGGGGCGCTGACCAGCCTGGGCTCGGCGCTACCCTGTGGTTCCCTCAGCAGCCACAAGCTTCCCTGGGTGACAG CTTCATTGAGCCGCCCTCCGCCGGCTGGGCCTCGGACGACTCCTTCTCTTCTGATCCTGAGTCTGGCGAGGAGGACGAGGGCCCTGCCTACTGCGTGCCACCCCAAGAAG GGATGGCCACTGTGGCGCACGGAGAGTTTCCAGAGGCCAGCCTGGCTGGAGGTCCCATCCCTCCCCCTGAGGACGCCTCCACACCATTCCCTATCCCACGCACTTCCAGCCTAG